Below is a genomic region from Deltaproteobacteria bacterium.
TCATCGACGGCGCCCGTGTGTGGGTTGCCGTAGGCGTGCGAGTCGGCGTCGAAGTCGGGCGCTTCGTTGCAGTCCGCGTCGGTGTTGCCGATGGCTTGGAGGTGAACGTCGGCGTGTGTGTCCGCGTGGGGCGCAGAGTGAACGTGGGCGTACGACTTGGCGAAGGGATTCGCGTCGCAGTGATCGTGCGTGTCAAGGTCGAGGACGGTGTCGGCGTTGGCGTGCGGGTGCCTGTCTGGGTTGGCGTGTTCGTCCTCGTGCGGGTCGATGTTGGAGACTTTGTGGGGGTTCTTGTCGACGTAGCGGTCGGAGTGGTCGTGGGCGTTCTCGTAAACACGGCCGTGGGAGAGTTGCTGGGCGTTCGCGTCGCTGTTGGCGGTGACGTCGGCGACGGGGTCAGAGTGGGGGTGGGAGAAGCCGCCACTCCTGTTCCGTTCAGGAGCGCAATCTGCGGGCTGCCCGGTGCATTGTGGTTGATTGTGACGCTGGCGCTGCGGCTACCAACAGTTCCCGGTAGGAACCGTACGCTCAGTGCGCAGCTGCCACCCGGCGCAAGGTTCGCCGCTGAGCAGCCATTCGTGACGATTGAGAAATCTCCTGGATTGCTCCCCCCGAGCGCCACGGTGCCGATGTTCAACGTCCCGTTGCCGGTGTTCGTTACGATCAACGACTGGGGCGCGCTGGCCGTGCCCACCAGTTGGGTACCGAATTGCAGCGCGCTCGCGTTCAAGGTTGTAGCTGGAGTGAGAGGCAGAGTGATGCGGCCAATCTTGCCAACGCCCTCGGTAAACCAAATATTCCCATCGGGCCCGCTGGTGATTCCAAGCGGGTTGCTGTTGGTAGTGGGAATCTGGAACTCCGCCAGTTGCCCATCCGGTGTAAGACGACCGATGAGATTCGCTTCCTGTTCGGTGAACCACACTGCGCCGTCTCGCCCTGACGCGATCCCAAGCGGGCTGCTCAGGTATGGCGAGACGAGCGAGACTGGGAACTCGGCGAAACTTCCGTCGGGCGTAATCCGGCCCACGTTTCCCGGAGACTGGCCCTGCTCAACAAACCAGACGTTCGCATCTGGACCCAAGGTGAGAGCGTGGGGCCCACCCTGCGCCCCGGGAAGGGGAAACTCATCGATCGTGCCGCCGGTCTTGATGCGACCAATCTTCTTCGCTCCCTGCTCGCCAAACCAGATGTCGCCATCGCTGCCGAGCGCAATCCCTGCCGGGTTCGCGCCTCCCGTTGGAATCGAGAACTCGGTGATCACCCCCGATGTTGTAATGCGTCCAACCCGGTTCCCGAAGCCCTCGGAGAACCACAGGTTCCCGTCTGCACCGGTGACGATGAACCTTGCTCCACTGCCGGCAGTAGGCAAATCGAGCTTTGTGACCGCACCAAACGGAGTAACGCGACCAATCTGGGCGCAGTTGTCGTCCGTGAACCACAGATTCCCGTCGGGGCCAGTAGTAATGGAGCAGGGGAACCCGGTGCTCGCCCGCCCTGGGCAATCAGCCAACGTGGCAAATTCGACAACGCTGCCACTCGGCGTGATCCGCCCAATCTTGTTGGCGTCGGCTTCCGTAAACCAGAGATTTCCGTCGGGGCCGGACGTGATGCCGAAGGGTTTGGCGCTCGAAGTGGGGACAGGAAATTCCACTACTGGGCCAGTGGTAACGGGGGATGTCCCCATTCCAGTCAGCTGAAGATCTTGAGGGCTATCTGGGGCGTCATCCGTCATCGTCAAAAAGGCTGTCCGCGGCCCTGAGCCGGTCGGCGTGAATCGTACGTCAAGCGAGCAGGTCACACCCACACCGAACGTCGTTGGTGGGGTGACCCAGCCGCAGTTGTAGGTGTAGAAGGAAACACTGAAGTCGCTAGTGTTGGCTCCGGTCAGCACCATGCTCGTGATGTGGAGGGGCGACAGGCCGTTGTTGGTGAGGTCGAAGCGCTGGATCCTGCTCATGCTGCCAACCGGCTGACCGTTGAAGTCTAGGCTCGGCGGACTGAGTGTGGCCGCTGGGTTTCCAGGCAGTGTGCCGGTTCCACTCAACCGAATTGAGTGCGGGCTCCCACTGGCATTGCTCTCGAAGATGAGGTTCGCGCTGCGCGTTCCGCCTGCTTGAGGTCGAAAGCGAACGCCCATGGTGCAAGTCGCGTTCGGGGCCCAATTGCCCATGCAATTTGGATCCCGATCGAAGTCCGTCGGGTTCAGACCGGCAGGATAGATGTTCGTAATGCGCAACTCGGCGGTGCCGGTGTTCCTGACCGTAATGTTCTGCGTACCACTCGTTGTTCCAACCAGCTGACTGGCGAAGGCCAGACCACTCACGCTGAAGGTGATGGCTGGCGCAGGGGCCGACGGTCCGGCGATTCCGGTCCCACGAACAGGCAAACTTACCGTTTGCGGCCCACCGCCTGGGTTGTAGGCGACCGTGATGTAACCGCTCCGAACGCCCATAGCTTGCGCCGTGAATACCACCCCGAAGGTTGCTGCGCCGCCGGAAGGGAGCGACAGCGGCAAGGTGGGTCCGTTCGTGACATCGAAGTCCGGGTCGCCCGCCCCGCGAAAGATGTTTACGATCGTCATAGTGCTCGCCGTGACATTGCGCACCGTGACGGTCTGGGTCGGGCTTGTGGTCCCCACTTCCTGATCACCGAACCCGAGGCTTGTTGGAAACAGCGTCACCGCGGCCCCCGTCGGGCTCGTACCCGTGCCTGTCAAAGCGACCGACCGTAGGCCACCCGGCGCGTTATCGGAGAACTGAAGTGCAGCAGTCCGATTCCCGATGACGGTAGGAACGAAGATCGCCGCAACCGAACAAGCTGCCCCAACGTTGATCGTCGAGCCGGTGCAGGTATCGAAGGTCTTCTGAAAGTCACTGACGTGCGTGCCGACGATAGTAGCTTCCGTCACAGCCAGCGGGAGTGTACCAACATTCCTGACGACCACCGTTTGTGCCGCGCTTGGTGTACCGATTTGCTGATTCCCGAAGGTGAGCTGCGAACTGCTCAGGCTAACCTGCGGTCCCGCTGGCGCCACACCGCTCCCGCCCAACGACACGTGGTCCGGGCTAGTCGCCGCGTTGCTGCTGATCGTCAACGTGCCAGTGCGGTAGGTGGCTGTCTTGGGCAAAAACTGCAGCGCAATACGGCATGTGTCCTGCAGTGAGATCGTGCGGCCGGAACATGCATCAGCCGCCATGAGGAAGTCCCCGGTGTTGGTCAGGCTCACTCCGTCGATCTGCAGATCCGCGGTGCCGACGTTCGTCACCTGGACTATCTTCAATGCGCTCGCGGTATTCACGACCTGCGCATCGAAGATGATTGAGCTGCGATCTAGCTGGACCACCGGAACGCCGGGGCTTGGTGGCGGCGAAGGGTAGGACCAACCCCAGGTGGTCTCGCTCCAGAGGTCGACGCCGTCTACCACGACGTGGACCCGATATAGGAAGCGAGTTGGTTGAGTGACACCCGGCGCGGTGATTGTGCTCAGAAACAGTCCGGGCGATTGCGGGTTCTGCTCGGTCGCCTGTGACGTTGTGTGGCATCCAGGCGTGACAGAGTCGGAACACGGGGCATTCGGGTCTGCAGGATCCGCACCTGAAGCCGCGGTACTCCAATGCACATCAGCGTGGGTTACCCAGCGTCCCCAGTTGACGCGCCAACCCACGTCGTAGTGATGGCCAGCCACCATCGAGCGGAAAGGTGGTCGATTCTGCCACAGGACAGGCCGGGCATTGCGGAGGTCCTCTTCCAGCCAACTGAAGACGCCTGGACACCTCTTGGAAGGCAGCTCGTTGTGGTCGCAATCTTGGAACTCGCGGCTCTGCATGATCGGCCAAGTGCGAAATGTCGCACTCTCGATTGGTACGGCCCCATCGGTGTCGAAGTAGAGGTAGCCTAGACCCGGCGGGAAACCCCATCCAAGCCACAGGCTTCCCTGCTGCAGATCACCAGAGAAGTTGGTTGATTCGGCTCCGTAGGCCACGATCTTTGAGTAGAATCCATCGTCTCCGTTGCACGCTGCGCTCGTGTCATCGAAGCGATGGATAGAGGAGTGATTGTTCAAGCAACGAAGCCAGTCGTTCGTGCCCAGAACCTGCACCAGGTCGTATTCGTCCCAGCGCATATCGGCCAGGAATCCCTGTCCAGCCCCGAAGAGCCGATTCTGCGCAGGCCCCGCGGCATAGCCGAAGTTCGCCAGTGGCGTGCCATGGTGCGGCGTGCCCAGGGTGATTAGCCGCAGGGTCCTTACCCCGCCAGGGTCCGTTTCGGTGAAGTGCTGTTCTTGCATGAACGACCGCGCGACAAGACCGCCCATGGAATGTGCGACGATCACCATGGGGCGTTCCTTGAATCCGTACGGGACGGCCGGTTGATCGAACGCGACGATTTGCCTTAGCAGGGACGCCCCCAACTCGCCGATGTGTTGGGGATCGCTGGGAAGCAAGGCCCCGCCAGGAAAGCCAGGAAAGAGGGGGTCAACCGTGTCATAGGCGAAGAAGTACACCTTGTAGTCGTCGAGTAGGCGTGTGTCATTGTGAAGGTAGGTGACAAAGTCGTCCCACACGCGTTCGTAGGCCTGCGCGCCGACATACGACAGGCCGTGAATGAGGACGAGCGGGGTTCTAACGCCCAGCGGCTGCGTGTCACCGGACCACGGGAAGAGTCTCGGTGGGCTCGCTATCGCTACCTGCGAGAAGAGCAGAAGGGCGAACACCAATGCCGCACAGGAGTGGGTCAGCCGGGAGCTGACCCTG
It encodes:
- a CDS encoding choice-of-anchor D domain-containing protein — protein: MYVYRNPTSVSRGHKSGRVSSRLTHSCAALVFALLLFSQVAIASPPRLFPWSGDTQPLGVRTPLVLIHGLSYVGAQAYERVWDDFVTYLHNDTRLLDDYKVYFFAYDTVDPLFPGFPGGALLPSDPQHIGELGASLLRQIVAFDQPAVPYGFKERPMVIVAHSMGGLVARSFMQEQHFTETDPGGVRTLRLITLGTPHHGTPLANFGYAAGPAQNRLFGAGQGFLADMRWDEYDLVQVLGTNDWLRCLNNHSSIHRFDDTSAACNGDDGFYSKIVAYGAESTNFSGDLQQGSLWLGWGFPPGLGYLYFDTDGAVPIESATFRTWPIMQSREFQDCDHNELPSKRCPGVFSWLEEDLRNARPVLWQNRPPFRSMVAGHHYDVGWRVNWGRWVTHADVHWSTAASGADPADPNAPCSDSVTPGCHTTSQATEQNPQSPGLFLSTITAPGVTQPTRFLYRVHVVVDGVDLWSETTWGWSYPSPPPSPGVPVVQLDRSSIIFDAQVVNTASALKIVQVTNVGTADLQIDGVSLTNTGDFLMAADACSGRTISLQDTCRIALQFLPKTATYRTGTLTISSNAATSPDHVSLGGSGVAPAGPQVSLSSSQLTFGNQQIGTPSAAQTVVVRNVGTLPLAVTEATIVGTHVSDFQKTFDTCTGSTINVGAACSVAAIFVPTVIGNRTAALQFSDNAPGGLRSVALTGTGTSPTGAAVTLFPTSLGFGDQEVGTTSPTQTVTVRNVTASTMTIVNIFRGAGDPDFDVTNGPTLPLSLPSGGAATFGVVFTAQAMGVRSGYITVAYNPGGGPQTVSLPVRGTGIAGPSAPAPAITFSVSGLAFASQLVGTTSGTQNITVRNTGTAELRITNIYPAGLNPTDFDRDPNCMGNWAPNATCTMGVRFRPQAGGTRSANLIFESNASGSPHSIRLSGTGTLPGNPAATLSPPSLDFNGQPVGSMSRIQRFDLTNNGLSPLHITSMVLTGANTSDFSVSFYTYNCGWVTPPTTFGVGVTCSLDVRFTPTGSGPRTAFLTMTDDAPDSPQDLQLTGMGTSPVTTGPVVEFPVPTSSAKPFGITSGPDGNLWFTEADANKIGRITPSGSVVEFATLADCPGRASTGFPCSITTGPDGNLWFTDDNCAQIGRVTPFGAVTKLDLPTAGSGARFIVTGADGNLWFSEGFGNRVGRITTSGVITEFSIPTGGANPAGIALGSDGDIWFGEQGAKKIGRIKTGGTIDEFPLPGAQGGPHALTLGPDANVWFVEQGQSPGNVGRITPDGSFAEFPVSLVSPYLSSPLGIASGRDGAVWFTEQEANLIGRLTPDGQLAEFQIPTTNSNPLGITSGPDGNIWFTEGVGKIGRITLPLTPATTLNASALQFGTQLVGTASAPQSLIVTNTGNGTLNIGTVALGGSNPGDFSIVTNGCSAANLAPGGSCALSVRFLPGTVGSRSASVTINHNAPGSPQIALLNGTGVAASPTPTLTPSPTSPPTATRTPSNSPTAVFTRTPTTTPTATSTRTPTKSPTSTRTRTNTPTQTGTRTPTPTPSSTLTRTITATRIPSPSRTPTFTLRPTRTHTPTFTSKPSATPTRTATKRPTSTPTRTPTATHTRAPSMTPTLTPSRRPSRTPTATRTPFGFCGQARGTCTPGPTNTRRPSPTPTPSWTRRPTFTQTATWTRRPSATPTRTFVGYCGTAHGTCTPTRTPTATPSPQA